In candidate division WOR-3 bacterium, one genomic interval encodes:
- the rpsO gene encoding 30S ribosomal protein S15, whose translation MALTKERKKEIIEKFRLHEKDTGSPEVQIAILTERIKLLTEHLQKHKKDKHSRRGLIKLINQRRRHLNYLMKYHKERYLKIVEKLGLRG comes from the coding sequence ATGGCTTTAACAAAAGAAAGAAAAAAAGAAATAATTGAAAAATTTAGACTTCATGAAAAAGACACTGGTTCACCTGAAGTCCAGATTGCTATTTTGACTGAAAGGATAAAACTTTTAACAGAACATTTACAAAAGCATAAAAAAGATAAACATTCCCGCAGAGGGTTAATAAAATTGATAAATCAACGGCGTCGGCATCTTAATTATCTAATGAAATATCATAAAGAAAGATACTTAAAAATAGTTGAAAAACTTGGTCTCAGAGGGTAA